In the Diospyros lotus cultivar Yz01 chromosome 13, ASM1463336v1, whole genome shotgun sequence genome, GATGTTTGATAATGCCACAGGTAAAGCTAGTCTATAAGCCACTaatccaattttctccaaaatttcatagGGTCCTATGTATCTTGggcttaatttccctttccttcttcctcGAATCACTGATTTAAATAGAGAGACTTTCAAGTATACCTTGTCACCgaccaaaaatttcaagtttcgCCTTCGTTGATCAGCGTATGATTTCTGACGACTTTGACTTGTCCTCATTTTGTCTTGTATTTGCTTGATCTTCTCAGTAGTGGTTTGAACAATCTCGGGTCCAATTAATCCTACTTCTCCAGTTTCTACCCAGCAGAGTGGTGTTCTGCATTTTTGCCCATATAATGCCTCGtagggagccattccaatgctgctgtggtgcccgttgttgtaggcaaattctaccaacGGTAGGTGTTTCTCCCAACTTTCGGAGAATTCCaaaatgcatgccctcaacatgtcttCGAGCGTTTGAATTGTCCGCTCAGACTGTCCGTCAGTCTGAGGGTGATAAGCTGTGCTGAGCTTCAACTGTGTTCTCATACacttgtggaaactttcccaaaatcttgacgtAAATCGTGGGTCTCGATCTGACACTATACTTGCAGGTATTCCATGCAATCGTACTATTTCTTCAATGTACAACTGAGCCAGAGCATGAGTCGGTTGCTTTATCTTAATAGGTAAGAAATGTGCCGACTTGGTCAGTcgatccactattacccaaatagcatcatttcctttagaaCTTCGAGGTAGATTGGttacaaaatccatagtgacgtggtcccatttccactcgggaatgTCCAATGGTTGTAACTTTCCTCTCGGACGCTGATGTTCAATTTTTATACGTTGACAggtatcacattgtgccacgtaCCATGCCATGTCCTttttcattcctggccaccaataaATTTTCCTAAGATCCTTATACATTTTTGTTGATCCTGGATGTACTGTGTATCTTGCCCAATGAGCTTCTCCCAAGAGAACTTGTCTTAGACCCTGATCCTTTGGCACGTATGTTCTTCCTTGAAATCGAAGTATACCACCATGGTAACTGAATTCAGGTGCTTTAACTTGATCGTTCTCGTCTATCCACTGacttcttcttgtgtctgaTTGAAGagctgatttgatttgattcaccaCATCAGGTTGAATTGTCAGATTTGCCAAATATCCCTTGATTGGTTTAGGCTTAACACCTACTGTCAGGTGGCTAAATTCCTCGATCATCATGTTAGCCACAATCTCGGAGCTTCTTCAGCTAAGAGCGTCTGCAACTATGTTcgcctttcctggatgataggaaatggtacaatcataatccttcaaatactccatccatcttctttgtctcatgtttaactccttctgagaaaatatgtacttcaaactcttatgatccgtaaaaatctcaaattgtaCCCCGTAGAGATAATGTCTCCACAACTTCAAAGCATATATTATAGTTGCTAATTCCAAGTCATGAGTTGGGTAGTTCTGCTCGTGTCTTTTCAGTTGTCGAGATCCGTAAGCGATTACTTTCTCatcttgcattagaacacatcccaaccctattCCTGAAGCATCGCTATACACCACAAACTTTCCTGACTCCGTTGGCATTGATAAAATCGGTGCCGTAGTTAATCGCgccttaagttcttgaaaactttGCTCACATTTATCAtcccattcaaatttaacttcttTCTGCGTCAATCGAGTAAGTGGAGCAGATATCTTTGAAAATCCTTCTACAAACCTTCTGTAGTATCCAGCTAGTCCAAGAAAACTTCGGATCTCCCCAATGGTCTTAGGTGCTTGCCATTTTTGAACTGCTTCTATCTTTGCTGGATCGACAGCTATACCTTCTACAAAAATTATATGTCCAAGAAATGCTACTtgagtaagccaaaattcacacttcgagaacttggcgtacaatttGTGGTCCTTTAAAGTCTGGAAGACTATCCTTAAATGTTCTTCATGATTACTCTCACTTGCAGagtatatcaaaatgtcatctatgAACACTATTACAAACTTGTCCAGGTATGGTCTAAAAGTTcggttcattaaatccataaatgcagcaggtgcattggtcaatcCAAACGGCATCACTAGATATTCGTAGTGACCATACCGTGACCGAAATGCAGTCTTGGGTACATCTTCCGGCTTGATCTTCATTTGATAGTACCCTGACCGAAGATCTATCTTAGAAAATACTCTGGCTCCTTAAAGTTGGTCAAACAACTCTTCAATCCTAGGCAACGGATACTTATTCTTTACGGTTACCTTGTTTAACTGTCGGTAGTTAGTACACATACGTAaggtaccatctttctttttcacgaACAATATCGGAGATCCCCAGGGTGACACACTTGGTCTGATAAATCCTTTGTCGGTCAAGTCCTGTAATTGCTCCTTCAATTCCCTCATCTCAGCTGGGGCCATCTTGTACGGAGGTATGGATATTGGTTGTGTACCTGGTATAAGATCTAtcgaaaattcaatttctctttggggaggtaatcctggtaattccTCGGGAAATACCTCAGGATACTCATTCACGACCCTCACTGATTCCAACTCGAGACTTTTCTTTCCTGATTCGGGTTTGGCTGATTGCAACGTGTGCAAAGTCAtgccattttctctcttaatctTCCTACTTTGACCCTGGAACACAATCCATTCCCCGTTAAGCTTGGgtaagctcacggtcttactcTTACAATCTATTTTAGCCTCATGTAGCGATAGGAAATCCATACCGATAATTATGTCGAAATCTTGAATGTCTAATACCACTAAATCAATCTTGAAACTTTCCGATCCCATACTAAAAATACACTCGCGGCACCCTACCGCAGTTCTTAGAGTTGAACCCATAGGAGTGGCTATTACCATTTGATAACCCAATTCCCTAGGTTCTAACTTTAAACCTTCTAATGATGCATGCGACACGAATGAATGCGTAGCACCTGGATCTATTAAAGCATGAACTGGAATATTCGAAAAGAAcagtgtaccttcaataactGCAGGATCGGCCTCAGCGTCCTCACAAGTCAGATTGTACACTCGGCCTGGACGAACATTTTGTGCACTCCCACTCGGTGGTTCCATCTTCTGCCTTTTTGAGCAATCACGCGAGATATGCCCTGATTGACCACAATTGTAACACACCACCTTTCCCTGATACCCAACCTGGGGCATTGCTTTGATCTTTGGGCAATTTCTCCCGATGTGACCTTCTTCACCGCATCCATAGCACCGCAAGACACATCTCTTCCCAGGGTATTTTCTCTTACATCGAGGACACTTCCCGTCATCCCTTGGTTGAGTCGTCGGACTGCCTGGTTTACCgctcttacttccttcctctgTCTTGATGATCTTGGCTCGTGTCAGATTTCTCTCAATGGTCAAAGCTCGGTGCAATGCTTCTTTGTAAGTTTCAATGTCCCATCCACTTAAAATTTGCTGGAGATGTTCTTGTGGTCCTGAAATAAACTTTTGTGCCTTCTGACTCTTGTCAGTCTCGTACATGGGCACGTACTTAATTAGTTGAATGAACGGATTATCGTATTGACTCACAGACATCTCTCCTGTCTGCTTGAGCCTCAGAAACTCccaaattctttcttccttccaactctTGGAAAAATACTTGGCGTTAAACTCCTCCTTGAATCCCGCCCAAGTATACATTGGTGCATCCTCATTCTCAGCTTCACGCTCCTGTTGAGACCTTATTAATGATCGCTCGGTAGACTGCCACCACcgacctgcttcttcttccagcgTGTAGGTTGCACACCTCACCTTTTCCTCTTCACTGCATTGGAGATGTTGAAGTAGTTTCTCGGTCTGCTCCAGCCAATACTCGGCTGAGCTAGGATCATTGCCAATCCTTCCTTTGAACACAGGGGGTCTCAAATGTCGGTATCGCTCCAAAGCTGTGGTCGTGTGCCGCGTAGGCTCCTCTCGACTCACGTATGTCagcatattttctaaaaatcgctCCATTCACTCAAATCGGTCCTCACTGGAGCTCGATTCCCCGACGTATCTTCTGTTCCCTCCTGAGTGATTCCTGCGATCATCCTGATCTTCGAGattatttccttctcttcttccactTCCGTCATGAGCTGCGTCCCGTAGCcttcgtgtattcaccatctgaagtgAATCATGGAAATAAATTATACTCAAGACAAGATTGTTTCTATACAAAGGGGacagttttatttctttataatatccCACAAAACAGAACAACTTAGTACAACCGAAAAGGAGAATAgacataacatcttattttattttatatttacatatcgCTTCATCCAACAGCTATCTCTTCGGCCCTGCTCAGTAGTTCTTCGGCCTCCAGATCCATGACTCCTTATGGTCCCCGTCACTGTCGGATGCTACCGGGGGTCCTTCGTCATCATCTTGAACTTCCTGAGATTCCTCATCTGATTCCTCATCAGAGCTAATATCTATGACCTCATTCGCGAGATTTGCAGCAATCTTTGCCTGTTCCTCCTCATCCATAACGTCCCCGAGTAGATCCTGATGTTCATTCCGCATTCTTGCGCAAAATTCACGTAGAGAGTCGTCTTCCCAGTCCTGCCACAACCATTGCGCAAAAGTCTTCCATTCCCCCTCCAGCTGATCAATAAGAAAACCGATCTGAAACTCTGATAAATCTACCATCTGTCGGTAACTAGGGGGCacatcatcaataatttcctccattgcaAGCAGAAACACATTCATGTCCTCATTTTGCGAGTTTCCTCGAGCTTCGATCCTATTTTCCCAATGTGACAGCAGTACTTGATCCACCATTTTCTACTAATAATACACAAAGATTTTCTTAGAGACCTCAAACAAGTGTTTCCTAAAGTTTTCGTATGACACCTAGAATCCATATCCCTGTTCTAAGTTAACAAACCTAACCGTGCTAAGTTCAATAACCTAGCCTAatcatcctagggttttaacctagggctctgataccaattgtaacaccccgccctatacaggcgtgtcactataaggaaattcccggggtttttttttttaagtctgaTACTCGCgacgcctgtgagcacaatcttcacatgcagatgaaacactcgtcgtaAAACTAAAGCCGGCACCCGCGGTGATCTTAAGAACAATCtccacatgcagatatataccccgagagatccagtcttactcgtttagttaacaataacaaaccttaaccgaacgagacaatataaacacagcggaatacttaattaatcaaaatgacgtggcctaccacgtgttacacacaaaatgttcccataccgtcatatgtatacaacatcaatactaattattacaacatcgtcaagcaatatataacatcaatgcttccaaaataatataacaacaacaactatcaaacaaacaccactgGCTCATCTGTCATGTTCTCGACCTCGCTgttgtccctgactggaacgttgaatgttccaggggcataacccatgttagatgataaaccatctaagtgaaggtatgaaacagttatacaatgcatgaaagacatacgagcatggcatactatacgacaacatgcaagacacatctaactcgagatatcaccttgacatacttaatccctcgaatgtcccactgtggcacacgttcacctggtccaacgttaatccctcgggtgcaccgtcgtgacacccgttcacctggtttaacattattccttcgagtgccccagtgtgacacccgttcacctggattaacattgtcccaatctcaagtagaccccataacgccccatatggacccaacgatgcaattagacttgaccccacatgatatgaaaatttacacgccatgcaccaatattttaaaaataaacagttaatgcaatgtagtgaATATCgacacaacgaatgtaagtaaaagccttgtaaaataagctaagtctaggagcgtataattactcacaagaactcaccaaaagcacttaaaaacactttcgagtcaagataaggctaaaatcaaaccactcacctcaatttgGAAAAGTCcagattttgcctcgaaaaacgtgccacacttcaaaaattgtgtaattcttcttccaatgacccaattgattcctatttcaccatttaagacctttggaatcaatatttctatttttccacaatttctctatttttatttatttttcaaacatttctatcttcgaaaattcattaaaaatacctaacatcaattttcacaaaatatttttccatgataattcttaaataattttacctaaattctgaaattaaaaacaaagaaaaaacatacctcacgcgccctcgcgcgccacccagaggtcccgcgagtggcTACCACGCGCCGCtgcacagtcttcttctccggtcgtcttctccaatTCCGGCGacgtccaatgccctaaattctaataggggcttgtagagctcttcaaggcgacctcaatggtgcccttgttcgtcggaaaaagtggccggaAGTAGGATTAAAagcgagttgcaggtcgcggcggcggcggcagttCGTTTTTCCGGCCAAGCTTCTAAAACCTCTTCATTTCTACACCAATcgatcccaaatgctccagaaatgatcatctaaatccaaggaacaaaatccccttatccctcaagctcgattcaagcaaaaacacaagaaatttgagcgatttcgtttttgaaaccctcggccgaaaacctccttttatactctTTTTTGACCCGATTCCCTACCATATCCGGCTCGTTCTTATCCCTTAAACCCAAATCCaacctctaaaccaatcgagaaGCCCCAGAACGCGAGCCTAAGCCCTCAAAAGATTCGGCCaaatcaaaaatttcttctGCCATTAAAACCGGTCACCTCAATGCTTTTTCCGGCCAATGGTGAGCCCCTACAGCTTCATCATCGCCTGAAGCTAGCCTAGCACCTCCCAGGCGACCTTACCGACGTCCAGAGGCGGCTGGCCGGTGACCCATGTGCGGCGGTCGCGTTCACAccttggaaattttggaattttgcagtttagcccctagttaatttttaattgcattttctcctaaCCCTAAACACCCTTGAACTATCCAACACTTTCACAACagccctcaagttctatattttctatttccctttggaatttctaaaaaattcgtTAATTCGACCTTCCTCTGATACTTTGCAAAATCTACACTTTTGCCCGTACGCCCTTATTTGTGTACTTTTGAtttcaaacctttgaaaatccctTGATTGTGTCTAGTATTGCTTATTTGAACCATTTTGACCTTTGTTGACCTACTTGACACAGTCCCTCGCCTTCTGTTTATGTTTTacatattgcacttaggcccgaaactattgtaaattccattttgatcccatagcttccaaaacttctcttaatatttaatactgggtattacaatagTTATGCTCATGTGATAAGTTTAAACATGATTATCTCATTAAAGTGGGGCATTTTTGAAGCCACCCTTGTAATTTTGCCATTGGGGTTGGGCCTGTCTACCAAGGTGTGAATGACCAGAGGCTACTCCATCTCCTCAATAGGTTGCTTTCCTTCCCACAACATGGGAGTTTAGGAACAGTCATGTTACCCTTTGTGTCCTTAACGACTACTTGCTGAAGATCATCTCTTCCCCTTTGTATGCTCAACTCTTTGTGAGGGGTAATCATCTTCTTAAGAAATGTAATTGTCAAGGAAACAATGGTCTGTGAGATCTTATATGGCATTTTTTAGTTGTAGGCATTTGTTTATGTCATGTATATGATCACAATGGAATTGATAGTACTATCTCAATTCCTTTTGCTTAGTGGTACCCATATTTTTCTTAACTAACAAAGAATAACCTTATGTTGTACATTCATGAGTATGGTCGACAGAGAGTTTTTTGGGAGGAAAGGTTGTATTGAACTAAACTCCTCCAAGAATTAAGTGGACCCAAGTGGCCGTGTATTCAAACCCAATAGTCATCTTGTTGAAACTCAAAAATTACCTtcactttctttcattttcttcaagtTGCTTAACTTTATTAGCCCAATTGATGTCATCAACACTAATGTATTTTTGTTCTTGATCTAAAATTTTCAAGGACTAAGGAGACTTCTTAAAAGGGGAGAAGGAAAAAGGACAAGGCTTCAAGTCATTCTAAAAGGTTGTCATCAAGGTAGTTAAAATCGgaattttaagtgggatcgaaaaagggttcataaaatcgaattgtaaaatcgaatcataaaatcataagattttagagataattaaaaataccctttaatttttgtaaatatatgtttataataacataattttgtagaaaatgaattaatatcatttaataatttgattattccttattatagttcaaaagattatacttccaaaatatagttcaaaaactaacaggttggtataggcaattagaggcaaaatataggtaatttagaggtaaaatatagattaaaattatttaaaggatgcttccaacgtcttccattagatttaggttgcaacttttttttatttaacattaattaaatcaagtaaaatcccgatttgggattgggtggtccattaattaattacttgtttgtcttgatttacttatgcaatcaatgttaaatcaagtaaaaattacaatttaaatcaagtaaattggaattgatgcaattaatgttagatactgtgtgacattggaacttatacaatcaatgttaaatcaagttccaatttagaggcaaaatataacaattcattgcataagttccaatgttaaatgctatgtgacattgagacattggaagcatcctctaaattacaacttaaatcaatggaggttTTTGAATTGTAAAATCGTTTGAGGGTCTcggaagcgtaaaatcgtacatgtaaaatcgagattttataggattttatcccaaattggattttacatgggatttgaatcgtttggggatctttGAATTGTAAAATCATATGTGTAAAATCaggattttaataataatggttGTCATGGCCACACCCTGATCAAAATCATGGATGCCCAAGGCCTCTTTGTTGAAATGAGCAAGGTGCTCTTCGAGGAATTGTCCCAGATTGTTCTTGCCATTCACCAAGGTTATTAATGTTTTCAAGTATTATTGGCATGACTCAAAGTAGGTTAGGAATTGGTTCTTAAAATGCATGAAGCTAGTGATGGAATAACTTAGTAGGCTCGAGTCCTAGATTTAAGCATTACCTTCTAATTTCTTCAAGAACGCCTAACATCACATGCAATATGAGGATGACTAAACAAGTATATGGGACAAAAACATATCTATGTGGTATCCGAGGTCACTAGAACCGTTATATGGCTTGATAAACAGGATCCAAAACTACTCAAAAAATATCTTAGCCCTTATTACTTGGCTGAATAGCTAGTTAGAGCTCTACTTAAAGTGAGTCTCCCACCCATTTTTTAGAAATTGAATCTCTTTGTTTATGCTCAACTTATCCATCTTGGAGTGGTTGTGAACTGAGAAGGCGGAGGCCTAGAACTTGGACTTATGTTTCTCATTTTAAGGGACCTTTCTCCCTTTTACAAATTCTCTATGCACAGACTGGTCCTACTCTTGCTATTGTTCTTGTTGTTGAAATTTGTGAGTTGAGGTATTAACGTGTTATTATTACTATTGTTAGATAAACCCCTCAAGTATTAGGGTCAATTCTGGTTCCTACACCTGAAGGTTACCAATGTGTTTGGTAGTAGCTTAGTCTAGGAAAGAGCTTTGCTAACCTGTGTTAACACTCTTTGGTGTCCACGAGTTGAAAATGTATGATAATAAGGCATGGTTTGAATTGTTGGAAGTTCAACTACATAGGCTAACTAAACAATTAGCCCCACAGTAAGCGATAATGGATGATGTTGAGGAAGATCACCAAGTATGATGGTGCACAAACTCTTGCAAATGTGGGGTGTTGTCCCTCGATATAGTTTTTAACAATCAAGTTAGTACTCAAGAAGAAGTTAAAAGAGATAGTAATATGTCTTTAGAGTTATATGTCCTTTCCTATCGAGGTTTTACATCTTATATAGGTTGAATTGATAATAGCCAAGTGAGATTCTCAATGAGATCTTCAAGCTTCTATGGAAACCTTTTAGCCGCGAACCCTTTCGCGAATTAGTTAAGGACTTGGTCACACATGTCACTCATTATTTAATAGGACATGTCAGACTATGATTTGCAAGACACCTATCAAACCATGATAGGCTCTTCGTAAAAGGGATCTTAggggtaaatttttaaatatgcaTAATTTTGGGAAGGCTCTTatcactataagaaaaataagttttagtgACGCAATTATTCTGTTACTAATTAGCGACGAATTAgtcatcgctaaatttagcgacaaaattagcgacggaaaccctgtcgctaaaaaagaaagaaataaataaataaattttaaattttagcgacgggcaaacccgtcactaaaaagaaaaaaaaaattaaattctagcgAAGGGATGAACCtatcgctaaaaagaaaaaaaaaaattaattttaaattttaaattttagtgacgaaacaaacccgtcgctaaatagagaaaaaaaatttaaattttaaattttagcgacggaacgAACCcatccctaaaaaaaaaaataatttaaatttaaattttaacgaAGAGCTAACCCAtcgtaaaaagaaaaaactaaaatttaaattttagcaaaGGGCTAATCCAtggctaaaagaaaaaaaaaattaaattttaaattttagcaatgggataacccgtcactaaaaaaaaaaaaaaataaattttaatgacGGGCTGACCCGTtgcttaaaagaaaaaaaataaaatataaattttaaattttagcaacaggctaacccgtcgctaaaaataaaaaaatatatacttaaatttaaaaaaaatccataatttatattttatgtgaaattcatactttaatttcacattttagcaactaaatttatattttttactcaatttaatcaaatatacttttttttttttttgtaacaacttaatttttttattattttgattacatctatgtacttgtatttatttttaatttttaatttttttattacatttagCTTTGATTACAAAAAAGTAAAtgggttaaattgattaaaaaataaagatataaaaattaaattaacttaaaaatacaaataaagaagtgtaattaaataacaaaaaatttaagtgactttacaaaaaaagcataaaagtacgtaattgaataatatgttgTCCTTCAAGTGGATATCcatctttttaatttatctcttctttttattttaaatttatgaattaactcatttaatttaatttaattcaaataatttattttttaattaattaatttaattcaattaattagtttaaaaaatttaaactatgAGCTTCGTCACAtagttttcatagttaaatgtaaaatttataaaaatttcaattaacttcaaaataagaacaaaattttttgttgctaatataataatttataaacttctatttgaattagtaatgaaataaaattaataaatattaaaattaatattcattaaataagtttagaaaattttgaaatgtaaatttaatattggaaagtttagaaaaaaatactataaatatattttatgcaaattaataatcaatgaGGCTTTTTGATTAGTTGGTTCACACGCATTACTTTTTCCTAGGAAGTTAGGGGTTTGATTCAAGGGGCAGCTAAAGGATTATTGCTGGGAAATAATATCAGCATGGCCATGTGGCGAGCAGAGGGAGGACTGGCGCGCGTATAGTGATGGAATTGTCTCGTCGCTGGCAGCCCTATTTAGCAATGGATTTTGAAGGTCTAGTGACGGAATTTTTTGTACTATTActtaaagcaaaaaaataaaaattgaacatGCCATTCTTTTGAACATGACATCACACTAACATCGCTAAATTGAGGATCAAACACGAGGGTTCACACCCAAGGCCTAAAGAGGGTAATGATCGAACAAAAGGACTAAAGCCATTGAGAGGATAAGGGCATGTGAAGAGACGTGGGATCAAGCTCCAATATAAAATTGGACGTGGAAAAAGTCTATAAAACTATCTAGGACCATGGAACTGGTAGAACGTAAGGAAAACATCAATGAGATCAAAGGTAACACTACACCCTAAAGTCGATCGAGCGTGCCATGGCAAGAACACTTCTGAAAAATCAATGGCAACAGGACCAACCAAAACTTAGCAACAGACAAAGGCTAAAAATGGTCGACGGCTATAAACCGCCTTCTCTAGGAAACCTAGAGAGAAAAAGACTCCAAAAACAAGAGTTTACTACATCTTAGTACATCGACGgctttaatttgattttttttgtgggtacaaattaaatatatttaagtaCATGTGAAACACTCAAGAATACAACCAATGAAACcccaaattacaaattaaagaaaagaaaatcaacatTTAAGTCAGGAAGAATCTTGCAAATGTCAAGATTGAACCTGGGATCTATAGGTTCTAGAGCCTCTATCTTGGCACTGAAGAAAGACCTCCTTGGCGGCTTTGTTTGATAATTTTGGTAGATTTGGTTttgtttgattattattattattattattattattattattattattattattattattattattattattattattattattattatatataataattcattT is a window encoding:
- the LOC127788040 gene encoding uncharacterized protein LOC127788040, which gives rise to MERFLENMLTYVSREEPTRHTTTALERYRHLRPPVFKGRIGNDPSSAEYWLEQTEKLLQHLQCSEEEKVRCATYTLEEEAGRWWQSTERSLIRSQQEREAENEDAPMYTWAGFKEEFNAKYFSKSWKEERIWEFLRLKQTGEMSVSQYDNPFIQLIKYVPMYETDKSQKAQKFISGPQEHLQQILSGWDIETYKEALHRALTIERNLTRAKIIKTEEGSKSGKPGSPTTQPRDDGKCPRCKRKYPGKRCVLRCYGCGEEGHIGRNCPKIKAMPQVGYQGKVVCYNCGQSGHISRDCSKRQKMEPPSGSAQNVRPGRVYNLTCEDAEADPAVIEGTLFFSNIPVHALIDPGATHSFVSHASLEGLKLEPRELGYQMVIATPMGSTLRTAVGCRECIFSMGSESFKIDLVVLDIQDFDIIIGMDFLSLHEAKIDCKSKTVSLPKLNGEWIVFQGQSRKIKRENGMTLHTLQSAKPESGKKSLELESVRVVNEYPEVFPEELPGLPPQREIEFSIDLIPGTQPISIPPYKMAPAEMRELKEQLQDLTDKGFIRPSVSPWGSPILFVKKKDGTLRMCTNYRQLNKVTVKNKYPLPRIEELFDQL